From the Solanum stenotomum isolate F172 chromosome 4, ASM1918654v1, whole genome shotgun sequence genome, one window contains:
- the LOC125863414 gene encoding light-harvesting complex-like protein OHP2, chloroplastic, which produces MSVASSYTFPCIKFQNYPSYSIKPAILTIRNSQAEGPIRRPVAPSPPKPTTIPPPIITTSAPPKPVAVTTSEGKNVITLEFQRQKAKELQGYFKQKKLEEANQGPFFGFIAKNEISNGRWAMFGFAVGMLTEYATGSDFVDQVKILLSNFGVVDLE; this is translated from the exons atgtcAGTGGCATCATCATATACATTCCCTTGCATTAAATTCCAAAATTACCCTTCTTATTCAATAAAGCCTGCAATACTTACTATAAGAAATTCTCAAGCTGAAGGTCCAATTAGAAGACCAGTTGCTCCATCACCACCTAAGCCTACTACTATTCCACCACCAATTATTACTACTAGTGCCCCTCCTAAGCCTGTGGCTGTCACAACTTCTGAGGGTAAAAATGTAATTACACTTGAATTTCAGAGGCAAAAGGCTAAGGAACTTCAAGGATACTTTAAACagaagaaacttgaagaagctAATCAAGGCCCATTCTTTGGTTTTATTGCCAAGAATGAAATCTCTAATGGAAG ATGGGCGATGTTTGGTTTTGCTGTTGGGATGTTGACAGAGTATGCAACGGGTTCTGATTTTGTCGATCAAGTTAAGATCCTTCTCTCCAATTTTGGTGTTGTAGACCTTGAATGA